Proteins encoded within one genomic window of Thioploca ingrica:
- a CDS encoding transcription factor, MBF1 — translation MEISERIKFMRTFKGWSQDEMAAKLHMAVSGYAKIERGETDIPFSRLKQIANTFEMELSHLIGLNEKNVFNVTGNRDTHDNSSTINVYPCQAAKFQHENEKLHFIIEQKDKEMALLQQQNIDLREVISLLKKEE, via the coding sequence ATGGAAATTTCTGAAAGAATCAAATTTATGCGGACATTCAAAGGTTGGTCACAAGATGAAATGGCTGCTAAATTACATATGGCAGTGAGTGGTTATGCGAAAATTGAGCGCGGCGAAACGGATATTCCTTTTTCCAGACTTAAACAAATTGCTAATACGTTTGAAATGGAGTTATCGCACTTAATTGGGTTAAATGAAAAAAATGTCTTTAATGTCACCGGTAATCGCGACACTCATGATAATTCATCAACTATTAATGTTTATCCTTGTCAAGCCGCTAAATTTCAACATGAAAATGAGAAACTACATTTTATTATTGAACAAAAAGATAAAGAAATGGCTTTACTTCAACAACAAAATATCGATTTAAGAGAAGTGATTAGCCTGTTGAAAAAAGAGGAGTAA
- a CDS encoding heme biosynthesis protein HemY, producing MDSFSSRTEILLGYEKLTQLAHHHLLIAGLGGVGSFVAEALGRVGIQRLTLLDHDEVSPSNLNRQLVALHSTLGQKKAHVMAARLRDINPQVKLTVLTDFLYPDQAANLVKTGEFDFVIDCIDSIACKAALVSACLQQKIPVVSSLGAGNRLDVTKVRVSQLNQTKICPLARELRAYLRKMGVPTNYPVVYSEELPRPPLPHQPVTGSIGRPRAINGTIAYLPALFGMMLAGIVVQRLLNG from the coding sequence ATGGATAGTTTTAGCTCACGAACTGAAATTTTATTAGGTTACGAAAAATTAACCCAATTAGCTCATCATCACCTGTTGATTGCCGGACTCGGTGGTGTCGGTAGTTTCGTGGCAGAAGCGTTAGGCAGAGTAGGTATTCAGCGTCTTACCCTGTTAGATCATGATGAGGTGTCTCCCTCCAATCTCAATCGCCAATTGGTTGCCCTACATTCTACGCTCGGACAAAAAAAAGCCCACGTGATGGCAGCACGCTTGCGAGATATTAATCCGCAAGTCAAGTTAACGGTTCTGACCGATTTTTTATATCCCGATCAAGCGGCTAACTTAGTTAAAACTGGGGAATTTGACTTTGTCATTGATTGTATTGATTCGATTGCTTGTAAAGCGGCATTAGTATCGGCTTGTTTACAGCAAAAGATTCCCGTTGTTTCTAGTTTAGGCGCCGGTAACCGTTTAGATGTGACTAAAGTTCGAGTTAGTCAATTAAATCAAACCAAGATTTGTCCACTAGCCAGAGAATTACGCGCCTACTTGCGGAAAATGGGCGTTCCAACTAATTATCCCGTGGTTTATTCAGAAGAACTCCCGCGTCCGCCTTTACCACATCAACCCGTGACGGGGTCAATCGGTCGTCCTCGTGCAATCAATGGAACGATTGCTTATCTGCCAGCGTTATTTGGGATGATGTTAGCTGGCATTGTAGTACAGCGGTTGTTAAACGGTTAA
- a CDS encoding hydrolase, TatD family, whose protein sequence is MITLIDSHSHFDDDSFSADREAVLARAQSVGVIRQIVPAISAGLWYRLREVCKQYSGLYPAYGLHPLYLPEHRQQHLDQLAQWIEQEQPVAVGECGLDYWVADLDKSEQERFFIAQLHLAREAHLPVIIHARRSVEDVIKQVRQIPGSYGVVHSFAGSEVQARQLIERGFYLSFGGPITYPRANKLRRLVQTLPLENILLETDSPDQPLSTHRGERNEPAYLLEVLQTVAELRQQSPVEVATMTNRNTITLFNLSL, encoded by the coding sequence ATGATAACTCTAATAGATAGCCACTCTCATTTTGATGATGATAGTTTTTCAGCCGATCGGGAAGCCGTTCTGGCTCGAGCACAATCGGTGGGTGTGATTCGCCAAATTGTTCCGGCTATCAGTGCTGGTTTATGGTATCGTTTACGGGAAGTTTGTAAACAATATTCGGGGTTGTATCCGGCTTACGGGTTACATCCACTGTATTTACCAGAACATCGTCAACAACATCTAGACCAACTCGCTCAGTGGATAGAACAAGAACAACCGGTGGCGGTGGGCGAATGTGGTTTAGATTATTGGGTAGCTGACTTGGATAAATCAGAGCAAGAACGGTTTTTTATCGCCCAATTGCATTTAGCTCGTGAGGCGCATTTACCCGTCATTATCCATGCCCGCCGTTCGGTAGAGGATGTCATTAAGCAGGTTCGGCAGATACCGGGTAGCTACGGTGTGGTACATAGTTTTGCCGGCAGTGAAGTGCAAGCTCGGCAATTAATTGAGCGCGGTTTTTATTTAAGTTTTGGTGGGCCAATTACTTATCCACGTGCCAATAAATTACGGCGTTTGGTGCAAACTTTACCTTTGGAAAATATTTTACTTGAAACCGATTCGCCGGATCAGCCGCTATCGACACATCGAGGTGAACGGAATGAACCCGCTTACTTACTCGAAGTTTTACAAACAGTCGCTGAATTACGCCAACAATCACCGGTAGAGGTTGCCACAATGACAAACCGTAACACCATCACTTTATTTAATTTATCGCTATAA
- a CDS encoding secretion protein HlyD, protein MREYQQLLAKEAHPLSHVILWTTVCFFTTAMIWAYYSTLDEVTRGTGKVIPSRHVQVIQNLEGGIVSEILVKEGDQVNTGQVLLRIDDTRFASSYRESQVTSATLQAKIVRLTAESQGKPFKLPQNLTPAQTEPFLNEQALARSREQELQSQIEVLTQEIAQKKQEIKELASRQQQLQQSYELAQKELNITEPLVKKGVMSEVDLLRLQREASSIKAELEGARLHIPRAEAAVTEAERKIEELQMSFRTKALSDLNEIKAESSRLTESKRALEDRVIRTAVRSPVKGTVKRLKITTIGGVVQPGMDLIEIVPSEDKLLIEAQIRPSDIAFLHPGESAMVKFTAYDFSIFGGLRASLEHISADTITNERGESFFLIRLRTERNYLGTKAKPLPIISGMTVNVDILTGKKTLLDYLLKPIKKAQEQALRER, encoded by the coding sequence ATGCGAGAATATCAACAATTGTTGGCAAAAGAGGCTCATCCATTGAGTCATGTTATTTTATGGACAACCGTCTGTTTCTTCACTACAGCGATGATATGGGCTTATTACTCTACGCTCGATGAAGTCACTCGAGGTACCGGTAAAGTTATTCCCTCTCGTCATGTCCAAGTGATACAAAATCTAGAAGGGGGTATTGTCTCTGAAATTCTAGTCAAAGAAGGTGATCAAGTTAATACCGGTCAGGTTCTACTCCGCATTGATGATACGCGCTTTGCTTCCTCTTATCGTGAAAGTCAAGTCACCTCGGCTACCTTACAAGCTAAGATCGTGCGTTTAACAGCAGAATCTCAAGGAAAGCCTTTTAAACTCCCTCAAAATCTGACCCCAGCCCAGACAGAACCTTTTCTGAATGAACAAGCTTTAGCGCGTTCCAGAGAACAGGAATTACAAAGTCAGATTGAAGTCTTAACCCAAGAAATAGCACAAAAAAAACAAGAAATCAAAGAATTAGCCTCAAGACAACAGCAATTGCAACAAAGTTATGAACTAGCACAAAAAGAATTGAATATCACCGAACCTTTGGTTAAAAAAGGGGTTATGTCAGAAGTCGACTTATTGCGTTTGCAACGTGAAGCGAGTTCAATTAAAGCCGAATTAGAAGGTGCTCGTCTGCATATCCCTCGTGCTGAGGCTGCCGTTACTGAAGCCGAGCGTAAAATCGAAGAATTGCAAATGAGTTTTCGTACTAAAGCACTTAGTGATCTCAATGAAATTAAAGCAGAATCATCACGGTTAACGGAATCGAAACGTGCTTTAGAGGATCGCGTCATTCGGACTGCAGTTCGCTCACCGGTGAAGGGTACCGTGAAAAGATTAAAAATAACCACGATTGGTGGCGTGGTGCAACCGGGAATGGACTTGATAGAAATCGTCCCTTCAGAAGATAAGTTACTGATTGAAGCGCAAATTCGACCATCAGACATTGCATTTTTACACCCTGGGGAAAGTGCGATGGTGAAATTTACCGCGTATGATTTTTCCATTTTTGGTGGTTTACGCGCCTCACTGGAACATATTAGTGCCGATACGATTACCAATGAACGCGGTGAATCTTTCTTTCTCATTCGGTTGCGTACTGAACGAAATTATTTAGGAACGAAAGCTAAACCACTCCCAATTATCAGTGGGATGACAGTTAATGTCGATATTTTAACCGGGAAAAAAACGCTATTAGATTATTTACTCAAACCAATCAAAAAAGCGCAGGAGCAGGCTTTACGAGAACGATAA
- a CDS encoding PAS domain S-box/diguanylate cyclase (GGDEF) domain-containing protein, whose protein sequence is MINKVARILVVDDAPLIRQLLEQVLQRYGYLIELAENGQQAIEVFLQFQPDLILMDADMPVLDGVEACTQIKAFPQAKNLPIIMVTAFVEGKWVDRAYAAGATDYVTKPINLDVLRNRIHYILQAKQAEEALFDEKEKAQITLAAICDGVITTNAKGEVEFLNSVAEKLTGWTTEEAYGLPLNQVYSLIDENTQQPIEFPIQRCLQQGQMVELSYHTVLVHRHHNQHFAIEDSAAPIRDRDGNLIGVVLVVHDVTENRKMTQELTYRAKHDALTGLWNLLEFKTQLNRVLREARDSGSEHALLYMDLDKFKIVNDTCGHEAGDQLLKDVALILQNKVKMQAADTSAILARLGGDEFGLLLENCSLTSAIELATSLCEQIESYRFFWKNAQIEKSIFTLGISIGLVPLSSQILNLKSALAMADAACYVAKNTGRNQVHIYQEEQTQQPTDQNIQWVNLINDNLEQEAGFCLFHQSIVSMTSASTSPTSYRYEVLLRMKDAQGQLVPLGAFLSVATRYNLMSSLDLWVIRHLLIWLKCHPEHLEKLEVAMLNISGQSLSEQNFSVSMLQLIADAEIPADKLCFEISETTALTNLSGVLYFMTTLKPLGCRFALSNFGSGIGSVTLLKMLPIEFLKIDGAFVKAMTQDIVQQAAVKAINEIAHLMNLQTIAQSVETEELFKKLKQIQVDYVQGYWLSTPQPLVG, encoded by the coding sequence ATGATTAATAAGGTAGCCCGGATTTTAGTCGTTGATGATGCGCCGCTCATCCGCCAATTGTTAGAGCAAGTTTTACAACGCTATGGCTACCTCATCGAATTGGCAGAAAATGGTCAACAAGCGATAGAAGTTTTTCTTCAATTTCAACCCGATTTAATTTTAATGGATGCGGATATGCCGGTGCTCGATGGAGTAGAGGCTTGTACTCAGATTAAGGCATTTCCGCAAGCTAAAAATCTGCCGATTATCATGGTTACCGCTTTTGTTGAGGGCAAATGGGTTGATCGAGCTTATGCCGCTGGTGCGACTGATTATGTGACTAAGCCCATTAACTTAGATGTATTGCGTAACCGCATCCATTATATTTTGCAAGCTAAGCAAGCGGAAGAAGCCCTGTTTGATGAGAAAGAAAAAGCGCAAATCACCCTGGCAGCCATTTGTGATGGCGTGATCACCACTAATGCGAAAGGTGAAGTGGAGTTTTTAAATTCCGTAGCGGAAAAGCTAACGGGTTGGACTACTGAAGAAGCCTATGGTTTGCCCTTGAACCAAGTTTATTCGCTTATAGATGAAAATACCCAGCAACCGATAGAATTTCCTATCCAGCGGTGTTTACAACAAGGTCAAATGGTGGAATTATCTTATCATACGGTATTAGTTCACCGTCACCATAACCAGCATTTTGCGATAGAAGATTCAGCAGCGCCGATTAGAGACCGTGATGGTAATCTCATTGGTGTCGTTTTAGTCGTTCATGATGTCACTGAAAATCGCAAGATGACTCAAGAATTGACCTACCGAGCTAAACATGATGCTTTGACCGGTTTGTGGAATCTGCTGGAATTTAAAACCCAACTTAATCGGGTTCTACGCGAGGCGCGTGATTCTGGTAGTGAACACGCCTTGTTATATATGGATTTAGACAAGTTTAAAATTGTGAACGATACTTGTGGACATGAAGCCGGAGACCAATTATTAAAAGATGTCGCTTTAATATTACAAAATAAAGTAAAGATGCAGGCTGCTGATACGTCGGCGATATTAGCACGATTGGGTGGTGATGAATTTGGATTGTTACTCGAAAACTGTTCGTTAACGTCGGCAATTGAACTCGCCACTAGTTTATGCGAACAAATCGAAAGCTATCGATTTTTTTGGAAAAATGCTCAAATAGAAAAAAGTATTTTCACCTTGGGTATCAGCATTGGCTTAGTGCCGTTATCTAGTCAAATACTGAATCTAAAGAGTGCCTTAGCTATGGCCGATGCGGCTTGCTATGTGGCTAAAAATACCGGTCGCAATCAGGTGCATATTTATCAAGAAGAGCAAACGCAACAACCCACTGATCAAAATATTCAATGGGTTAATTTGATTAATGATAATCTAGAGCAAGAAGCGGGTTTTTGTTTATTTCACCAATCGATTGTGTCCATGACCTCAGCGAGCACCTCTCCAACCAGTTATCGCTACGAAGTGTTATTAAGAATGAAAGATGCTCAAGGTCAATTAGTTCCTTTAGGTGCTTTTTTATCCGTGGCTACTCGCTATAATTTAATGTCTTCTTTAGATTTATGGGTAATACGTCACCTATTGATTTGGCTTAAATGTCACCCTGAACATTTGGAAAAATTAGAAGTAGCCATGTTAAATATTTCTGGTCAATCCTTAAGTGAGCAAAATTTTTCAGTGAGCATGTTGCAATTAATTGCCGATGCCGAGATTCCGGCAGATAAACTCTGCTTTGAAATCTCCGAAACCACCGCTTTAACGAATTTAAGTGGGGTCCTTTATTTTATGACGACTTTGAAACCACTCGGTTGTCGCTTTGCGCTGAGTAATTTTGGTTCCGGAATCGGTTCGGTTACCCTATTAAAAATGTTACCGATAGAATTTTTAAAAATCGATGGTGCTTTTGTGAAAGCGATGACTCAAGATATTGTTCAGCAAGCTGCAGTGAAAGCCATTAATGAAATTGCCCATTTGATGAACTTACAAACCATCGCCCAAAGTGTAGAAACTGAGGAATTATTTAAAAAATTAAAACAAATTCAAGTCGATTATGTGCAAGGTTATTGGTTAAGTACTCCCCAGCCGCTGGTGGGGTAA
- a CDS encoding multi-sensor hybrid histidine kinase — MSADKNTNPENNEFLAIPSFDHYHLKHLEGIMGHEMTLLLVQQFLQQAPLQIQALRDSLVSHDNENIRRKAHRFRGESLQIGAIRLGKLCERIESLAQQNNLATLATHLASLETELAQLTLILTPVSHDD; from the coding sequence ATGTCAGCAGATAAAAATACCAATCCAGAGAACAATGAGTTTCTTGCCATCCCTTCATTTGATCACTATCATCTAAAACATTTAGAGGGAATTATGGGTCATGAAATGACATTGTTGCTGGTTCAACAATTTTTACAACAAGCCCCTTTACAAATTCAAGCTTTGCGGGATAGTTTGGTCAGTCATGATAACGAAAATATACGGCGCAAAGCACACCGGTTTAGGGGGGAAAGTTTGCAAATCGGGGCGATTCGATTAGGTAAATTATGTGAAAGAATCGAATCTTTGGCGCAACAAAATAATTTAGCCACGCTAGCGACTCATTTAGCTTCTCTCGAAACTGAATTAGCGCAGTTGACCCTGATTTTGACTCCGGTAAGCCACGATGATTAA
- a CDS encoding nucleoside-diphosphate-sugar epimerase: MKLFHPAILVTGGAGFIGSHLVEYLLERGESVRVLDNFSSGREKNLQYLPKQLHLEVIKGDISDFHTVLAAMQGIKYVFHQAGLVSVPLSIQQPQTSFRHNTIGTFNIFEAARLSGVLRIIFASSAAVYGENNDLPLKEETACLPLSPYALEKHYAEQLANLYYRIYGLSSVGLRYFNVYGPRQSPQSSYSGVISILVNRLLNRKRPSIYGDGEQTRDFIYVKDVVSANIHSLEACGEGAYVFNVGSGKSISIKQLFKLLQRILKTNIRPKYLPPREGDIHHSCADITQISQLLGWQPQWEIEAALREYTNTFRYITTITEPSNTVYNFL, translated from the coding sequence GTGAAATTATTTCATCCTGCAATACTCGTGACCGGCGGTGCAGGGTTTATTGGTTCTCACCTCGTTGAATACCTTCTTGAGAGGGGGGAATCAGTTCGAGTACTCGATAATTTTTCCTCTGGTCGGGAGAAAAATTTACAGTACTTACCCAAACAACTGCATTTAGAAGTGATCAAAGGGGATATTAGTGATTTTCATACCGTGCTCGCTGCGATGCAAGGCATTAAATATGTTTTTCACCAAGCCGGTTTGGTATCCGTTCCGCTTTCTATTCAACAACCGCAAACTAGTTTTCGCCACAACACGATAGGAACTTTTAATATTTTTGAAGCCGCCCGTTTGAGCGGGGTATTACGAATTATTTTTGCCAGTTCTGCTGCTGTCTATGGAGAAAATAATGACCTCCCGCTCAAGGAAGAAACTGCTTGCCTTCCCCTGAGTCCCTATGCTTTAGAAAAGCACTATGCTGAGCAGTTAGCTAATCTTTATTATCGAATTTATGGACTCTCTTCGGTTGGATTGCGTTATTTTAATGTCTATGGACCGCGACAATCGCCCCAATCCTCTTATTCCGGGGTGATTTCCATTTTGGTTAACCGACTTTTAAATAGAAAAAGACCTTCTATTTACGGAGATGGGGAACAGACTCGAGATTTTATCTATGTTAAAGATGTCGTCAGTGCCAATATTCATTCGCTAGAAGCATGTGGAGAGGGCGCTTATGTATTTAATGTGGGTAGTGGTAAAAGTATCAGTATTAAACAACTTTTTAAATTATTACAGCGGATTTTAAAAACTAATATTAGGCCCAAATATTTACCTCCTCGTGAAGGAGATATTCATCATTCTTGTGCCGATATCACTCAGATCAGTCAATTGCTTGGTTGGCAACCTCAATGGGAAATAGAAGCAGCTTTAAGAGAATATACCAACACTTTCAGATATATAACAACAATCACTGAACCATCAAATACGGTTTATAATTTTTTATGA
- a CDS encoding glycosyl transferase group 1: MRIAYLISQYPAASHTFIRREIVALRQRGLDIQTFSVRRPLPEEIMAPVDRQEFENTWYVFPISPIAVLQSHLISFIQAPLSYLRTLVLAFRHRVPGLRALFYAIFYFAEAILLAQELKRRHIDHLHNHFAQAGAIVGLLASHFLKLKWSLTLHGLSDFDYEAGQLLNQKIAAAQFVACVSHFGRAQAMRLANPIYWPKLFVSRCGIDMENLPVHLGQKTQEDQVRVLCVSRLATEKGLLGLIDALAMAIKRGANLELRLIGEGSERTHIEQRIQEQGLQQRCLLLGRASEPEVFKEFTRADIFVLASFMEGLPVVLIEALALGVPVIAPSVAGIPELIESGQSGLLFSPANWEELAERLVQLSDDSQMRIRLATEGQRRVKSEFNIHHAIEPLLAKFLAGNF, encoded by the coding sequence GTGCGTATAGCCTATCTTATCAGTCAATATCCAGCCGCTTCACATACCTTCATTCGCCGTGAAATAGTGGCTTTACGACAGCGTGGTCTCGATATCCAAACCTTCAGTGTGCGACGTCCGCTACCCGAAGAAATTATGGCGCCAGTAGATCGCCAGGAATTTGAAAATACCTGGTACGTTTTTCCCATTTCACCGATCGCTGTGTTGCAATCTCATTTAATCTCCTTCATTCAAGCGCCATTGAGCTATTTGCGAACCTTAGTTTTAGCTTTTCGTCATCGAGTACCTGGCCTGCGAGCGTTATTCTACGCCATATTTTACTTTGCCGAAGCTATCTTGCTTGCTCAAGAACTGAAGCGACGCCATATCGATCATCTTCATAACCATTTCGCCCAAGCGGGGGCTATTGTTGGCTTGCTGGCTAGTCATTTCTTGAAACTCAAGTGGAGCTTGACACTTCATGGACTGAGTGACTTTGATTATGAAGCTGGACAACTGCTCAATCAAAAAATAGCGGCTGCTCAATTCGTTGCTTGTGTTTCTCATTTTGGTCGTGCTCAAGCGATGCGTTTGGCAAATCCCATTTACTGGCCCAAATTATTCGTGTCACGCTGTGGCATCGATATGGAAAATCTGCCGGTTCATTTAGGTCAAAAAACGCAAGAAGATCAAGTGCGGGTGTTGTGTGTAAGCCGGCTGGCTACAGAGAAAGGGCTGCTGGGTTTAATAGATGCTTTGGCAATGGCTATCAAGCGGGGTGCTAATCTTGAACTTAGGCTAATTGGCGAAGGGAGTGAGCGAACCCACATTGAACAACGGATTCAAGAACAGGGACTCCAACAACGTTGCTTGCTGCTTGGTCGAGCTTCAGAACCAGAAGTATTTAAAGAATTTACTCGGGCAGATATTTTTGTGCTGGCCAGTTTCATGGAAGGCTTGCCGGTGGTGTTAATCGAAGCGCTGGCTTTGGGAGTACCGGTTATTGCTCCCAGCGTTGCTGGTATTCCGGAACTCATCGAATCAGGACAATCCGGTTTATTGTTCAGTCCAGCTAACTGGGAAGAACTCGCTGAACGACTGGTGCAATTAAGTGACGATAGTCAGATGCGCATTCGTCTTGCTACCGAAGGACAACGACGGGTTAAAAGTGAATTTAACATCCATCATGCAATTGAACCACTCTTAGCGAAATTTTTAGCGGGAAATTTTTAA